The following are encoded in a window of Panicum virgatum strain AP13 chromosome 5N, P.virgatum_v5, whole genome shotgun sequence genomic DNA:
- the LOC120674669 gene encoding uncharacterized protein LOC120674669, which yields MGLNYMSLLTLSKAPFYGIVPGNSSTPIGSVTLPVTFGIEQNFRTEYIKFDVADFEYSYHAILGRLALAKFMVVPHYAYLLLKMPGNTGVLCLPGDLLKSFECDKKAIDHAATIQVPSSVSEILAAAKELSLKESMPSKKPSQSSVKPIGDMGTKTIQLQEGDDSKTAIIGAGLGDK from the coding sequence ATGGGCCTTAACTACATGAGTCTACTTACTCTGAGCAAGGCCccgttctacggcatcgtccctGGAAATTCTTCCACACCAATCGGCTCGGTCACTCTTCCGGTCACATTTGGTATAGAACAGAACTTTCGGACGGAGTACATCAAGTTCGatgtagccgacttcgaatatTCTTACCACGCTATCCTGGGGAGACTAGCGCTAGCTAAGTTTATGGTAGTACCACATTATgcgtacctgctcctcaagatgccgggTAACACAGGAGTGCTTTGCCTAcctggagacctcctcaagtcatTTGAATGCGACAAgaaagcaatagatcatgctgctACAATACAAGTTCCCAGCTCTGTCAGTGAAATACTTGCTGCCGCTAAGGAACTCTCGCTCAAAGAGTCGATGccctccaagaagccaagccagtcGTCAGTCAAGCCAATTGGTGAcatgggcaccaagactatccagctacaagaaggagacgactccaaaaccgCTATCATTGGAGCAGGTctgggcgacaaatag